A single genomic interval of Chryseobacterium paludis harbors:
- a CDS encoding ABC transporter permease, which produces MIAIFKKELWSYFGNWSAWIIIAAFSLIATLFLFFFDNDSNIFEIGMASLQSYFVLVPWLLMFIIPALSMKTFAEEQQTGTLNWLFSQPLKVSDLVLGKFLSVWVVGILCLIPSLIYLYTVYVLGVPEGNIDLGMTFGSYIGLIMLIAAFSGVGILASSLSQNQIMAYLLGVFMCFIMYFGIEQLASYKLLGGADFILQNIGFYQHFLGFTRGLIDFKDVAYFVFIIGVSLVLSNHFINKKK; this is translated from the coding sequence ATGATTGCAATTTTTAAAAAAGAACTTTGGAGTTACTTCGGGAACTGGAGTGCGTGGATCATCATCGCAGCTTTCAGTCTGATAGCGACTCTTTTTTTGTTTTTTTTCGATAACGATTCTAATATCTTTGAGATCGGAATGGCCTCTTTACAGAGCTATTTTGTTTTAGTCCCTTGGTTATTGATGTTCATTATTCCTGCACTTTCCATGAAAACATTTGCAGAAGAACAACAGACCGGAACTTTAAACTGGTTGTTCTCACAGCCTTTAAAAGTCTCAGATTTGGTATTGGGAAAGTTTCTTTCCGTTTGGGTAGTTGGGATCTTATGCCTGATTCCTTCACTGATCTATCTGTATACCGTGTATGTTTTAGGAGTTCCTGAAGGAAACATTGACCTGGGAATGACTTTCGGAAGTTATATTGGGTTGATCATGCTTATTGCCGCTTTTTCGGGAGTTGGAATTTTAGCTTCATCGCTTTCTCAGAATCAGATCATGGCTTACTTGTTGGGTGTTTTCATGTGCTTTATCATGTATTTCGGAATCGAACAGTTAGCGAGTTATAAATTATTAGGCGGAGCCGATTTTATCTTACAGAATATAGGTTTTTATCAGCATTTTCTTGGATTTACAAGAGGGCTGATTGACTTTAAAGATGTAGCCTATTTTGTTTTCATCATTGGTGTTTCGTTAGTATTGTCCAATCATTTTATCAATAAAAAGAAGTAG
- a CDS encoding 6TM ABC transporter family protein — protein MKQRISLIICLVIVLIFFIFTNRIDHQSNAKRLAEEECILVVETPPSSYTSEMFRAKGYNPLTNKSCECNHHNRWWSSYKDQIQAGDTIVKRKGELIFSIHKKDSIINHRYRL, from the coding sequence ATGAAACAAAGAATAAGTTTAATTATATGTTTAGTAATTGTGTTGATCTTCTTCATTTTTACAAACCGTATAGATCATCAAAGTAATGCAAAGAGACTTGCAGAGGAAGAATGTATTTTAGTTGTAGAAACACCTCCTTCATCATATACTTCTGAGATGTTTAGAGCTAAAGGCTATAATCCTTTAACTAACAAATCTTGTGAGTGTAATCACCATAACAGGTGGTGGAGTTCATATAAAGATCAAATACAAGCTGGTGATACTATTGTGAAGAGGAAAGGTGAACTAATATTCAGTATCCATAAAAAAGATAGTATTATTAATCATAGATATAGATTATAA
- a CDS encoding cupin-like domain-containing protein — MKLTTVQKVRKIPSRNFLNLYMKPCVPVILEDFVDPESPAFKKWNYDYFKEIAGNHLVNIYGSDLESLDRVASKPISQTPFSEYLNLISTQPTEQRLFLFNLLTIKPEMKSDIHYNDVTNGKILKWLPFMFFGGKGSITRNHIDIDMSHVFITQFQGIKKIWLFPWEQSSLMYKLPYNFHSLANIKEPDYNEFPALKYVNGYEAIIHPGETLYIPSGWWHYIQYETEGYSVSIRALPSSLLEKWRGFKNLVMIRHFDNAMRNLFKERWFKFKVGKAHRKAKRAVSKISR; from the coding sequence ATGAAATTAACAACGGTACAAAAAGTTAGAAAAATACCCTCCAGAAACTTCCTGAATTTATATATGAAACCTTGCGTGCCTGTTATCCTGGAAGATTTTGTAGATCCGGAAAGTCCGGCTTTTAAAAAATGGAATTATGATTATTTTAAAGAGATTGCAGGGAATCATCTGGTCAATATTTATGGCAGTGATTTGGAATCTTTAGACAGAGTGGCCAGTAAACCTATTTCACAAACCCCTTTTTCTGAATACCTGAATCTGATCAGTACCCAACCTACCGAACAGAGACTCTTCCTTTTTAATCTCCTAACGATAAAACCGGAAATGAAAAGTGACATTCATTACAACGATGTCACCAATGGCAAAATTTTAAAATGGCTTCCGTTTATGTTCTTTGGAGGTAAAGGATCCATCACCAGAAATCACATCGACATTGATATGTCCCACGTTTTCATTACTCAATTTCAAGGCATCAAAAAAATATGGCTGTTTCCATGGGAACAATCGAGTCTGATGTACAAATTACCTTATAATTTTCATAGTTTAGCCAATATCAAAGAACCCGACTATAATGAATTTCCTGCTCTGAAATACGTAAATGGTTACGAAGCGATCATTCATCCCGGCGAAACGCTTTATATTCCTTCCGGATGGTGGCATTATATCCAATATGAAACAGAAGGGTATTCTGTTTCGATAAGAGCCCTGCCGTCCAGCTTGCTCGAGAAGTGGCGGGGTTTTAAAAATCTTGTGATGATCAGGCATTTCGATAATGCCATGCGGAATTTGTTTAAAGAAAGATGGTTTAAATTTAAAGTGGGAAAAGCACATAGGAAAGCGAAAAGAGCAGTTTCAAAAATCTCAAGATAA
- a CDS encoding M1 family metallopeptidase has translation MKGLIAKEMKSFTQKMTAPNVNPNTLNYDLQYQRMDVSLDPAIYTISGSVTSHFKPNQSMASIYFDLANTLTVSQVKYHGNNLNFQQLATKEVKIDFPASLPANVLDSLTIQYSGPPDTANSAFSTGSQNGSLIVSTLSEPYGAQDWFPTKQSLNDKIDRFDFKITTPNQYSVAANGKFMSEIALPNSKKLTFWRTMYPTSAYLVALAITNFVKLNDTMGNPPFPFVNYVYPTTINNPAVMSNIEWTKQIMNTFETYFGPYPFRNEKYGHMEFQYGGVCMEHQTMSSMSSWGRSVIAHELAHQWFGDKVTCGSWNDIWLNEGFATFGEHLANEKLLMTQSQFMDYLEDQKDYVTSAPGGSTYVADANLGSQGTIFSGRLSYAKGGYILRMLKWILGDATFYQAIKEYHSRPNLAYNYAKTADLTASLLQSTGRDFTGFFNDWVYGEGYPTYDIRWRQSSNQTITIKVGQTQSNASVSFYEMPLPIKVNGTAGQVAYLVLNNTSNNQYFVESVPFPIASVQFNYEYQILENNSTVTNDNTLSTQDFEKDQFALYPNPAKNELYFKGIDKPTDFIIYSAEGRLVKTGIYQPGKSINVAELIPGVYVFKIKERNIKFVKE, from the coding sequence ATGAAAGGATTAATAGCAAAAGAAATGAAATCCTTTACTCAAAAGATGACCGCTCCAAATGTCAATCCTAATACATTAAATTATGATTTGCAGTATCAAAGAATGGATGTGAGTTTAGATCCTGCTATCTATACTATTTCTGGCTCTGTTACTTCACATTTTAAACCCAATCAAAGTATGGCCAGTATCTATTTTGATCTTGCCAATACTCTGACGGTTTCTCAAGTGAAATACCATGGGAATAATCTTAATTTCCAGCAGTTAGCTACGAAAGAAGTGAAGATTGATTTTCCAGCTTCTCTTCCGGCGAATGTATTAGATTCTTTAACAATACAATATTCAGGTCCACCTGATACCGCTAATAGTGCATTTTCTACAGGTTCACAAAACGGTAGTCTAATTGTTTCTACATTAAGCGAGCCTTATGGAGCACAAGACTGGTTTCCAACAAAACAAAGTCTTAATGATAAGATTGATCGTTTTGATTTTAAAATAACCACTCCGAATCAATACAGTGTAGCAGCCAATGGAAAATTTATGTCTGAGATAGCACTTCCAAATAGCAAAAAACTAACATTCTGGAGAACTATGTATCCTACCAGTGCTTATCTGGTGGCTCTTGCAATTACAAATTTTGTTAAACTGAATGATACAATGGGAAATCCCCCGTTTCCTTTTGTAAATTATGTATATCCTACCACAATAAATAATCCAGCTGTAATGTCTAATATAGAATGGACAAAGCAGATCATGAATACCTTTGAAACTTATTTTGGTCCATATCCTTTTCGCAATGAAAAGTATGGGCATATGGAGTTTCAATATGGGGGTGTCTGTATGGAGCATCAGACAATGTCTTCTATGAGTAGTTGGGGAAGATCGGTTATTGCTCATGAGCTGGCACACCAATGGTTTGGTGATAAGGTAACCTGTGGTTCATGGAATGATATATGGTTGAATGAGGGGTTTGCAACATTTGGAGAACATCTTGCGAATGAAAAATTATTGATGACCCAATCTCAATTTATGGATTATCTGGAAGATCAGAAAGATTACGTTACAAGTGCTCCTGGAGGAAGTACATATGTGGCTGATGCTAACCTGGGAAGTCAAGGAACTATTTTCAGTGGAAGATTGTCTTATGCAAAAGGAGGGTATATTCTTAGAATGTTGAAATGGATTTTAGGTGATGCTACTTTTTATCAGGCCATTAAAGAATATCACTCCAGACCGAATTTAGCCTATAATTATGCGAAAACTGCAGATCTGACTGCTTCTTTATTGCAATCTACAGGTAGAGATTTTACTGGATTTTTCAATGATTGGGTGTATGGCGAGGGATACCCAACCTATGATATCCGATGGAGGCAGTCTTCGAATCAGACTATAACGATTAAGGTAGGGCAGACTCAAAGCAATGCTTCGGTAAGCTTTTATGAAATGCCGCTTCCAATAAAAGTAAATGGTACTGCAGGTCAGGTGGCCTATCTTGTTTTAAATAATACTTCAAATAATCAGTATTTTGTAGAATCTGTACCATTTCCTATTGCCAGTGTACAGTTCAATTATGAGTATCAGATTTTAGAGAACAACTCTACAGTAACAAATGATAATACTTTAAGTACTCAGGATTTTGAGAAAGATCAATTTGCACTGTATCCAAATCCGGCTAAAAACGAATTATACTTTAAAGGAATAGATAAGCCAACAGATTTTATCATCTATTCAGCTGAAGGAAGATTGGTGAAAACAGGAATTTATCAACCTGGTAAATCTATTAATGTTGCTGAATTAATTCCAGGAGTGTATGTATTTAAAATAAAAGAAAGGAATATTAAGTTTGTGAAGGAGTAA
- a CDS encoding CopD family protein, which translates to MLYTIIKALHIIFMVSYFAGIFYLVRLFVYYKDTDEFAEEKKKILREQYTFMARRLWNIITVPAGVIMTVCGLVMICLNTGLMKTPWFHLKLTFLIGLAIYHYWCWKKVLQLKALNGNTLETANIKLRQANEIATFILFLVVFTVILKSSVIEYWWQLITGFFVLVFLIMMTVKLVNKNKKKKS; encoded by the coding sequence ATGCTTTACACAATAATCAAGGCGCTGCACATTATTTTTATGGTCAGTTATTTTGCGGGAATTTTTTATCTCGTAAGACTATTTGTTTACTATAAAGATACCGATGAATTTGCTGAAGAGAAGAAGAAGATCTTAAGAGAACAGTATACATTCATGGCGAGAAGGCTGTGGAATATTATTACGGTTCCTGCAGGAGTTATTATGACCGTTTGTGGATTAGTCATGATCTGTCTTAATACAGGGTTAATGAAAACGCCTTGGTTTCATTTAAAACTCACTTTCCTGATAGGTCTTGCGATTTACCATTACTGGTGTTGGAAAAAGGTACTTCAATTAAAAGCCCTGAATGGAAATACTTTGGAAACGGCGAATATAAAACTGAGACAGGCAAATGAGATTGCTACCTTCATTTTATTTCTGGTGGTCTTCACGGTTATTTTAAAATCTTCAGTGATCGAATACTGGTGGCAATTAATTACCGGATTTTTCGTTCTTGTATTTTTAATCATGATGACCGTAAAACTGGTCAATAAAAACAAAAAGAAAAAATCTTAA
- a CDS encoding helix-turn-helix domain-containing protein, whose product MDTFGKKLRECREAKSLPQKDLAGILNTSYSVIGKYERDEMIPSIEVAKNIAKILGTTVGYLLEETEDVNIFKDPAMLNRFNDIEKLDPEIKKHLLSVVDGFIQALKIKNIAAL is encoded by the coding sequence ATGGATACTTTCGGTAAAAAATTAAGAGAATGCAGAGAAGCCAAAAGCCTTCCCCAAAAGGATTTGGCAGGGATTTTAAATACTTCTTATTCTGTAATTGGGAAGTATGAGCGTGATGAGATGATTCCTTCTATTGAAGTGGCTAAAAATATTGCTAAGATTTTAGGAACTACAGTTGGTTATCTTCTGGAAGAGACAGAGGATGTAAACATCTTTAAAGATCCTGCAATGCTCAACCGTTTCAACGACATCGAAAAGCTCGATCCTGAAATTAAAAAACATCTGCTTTCTGTAGTAGATGGATTTATTCAAGCTCTTAAAATTAAAAATATTGCTGCATTATGA
- the dacB gene encoding D-alanyl-D-alanine carboxypeptidase/D-alanyl-D-alanine endopeptidase yields MVNFRKYISSVAVLASGFFLAQSTVSTVLYSQAYDNQKTNLNLPSPVTSVVERTILSAKELVDINVNTMVSDPVLKNAEWGFVVYDPKTKKVISSYNENTPLVPASTTKLLTTETALNLLGENYRWMTQLEYSGSIDENGVLNGNLYVVGSGDPSLGTNKGGALSYREIVSDFLSGISHEGIKKVNGDIIIQTALFKGNIARLPENVVWLENNNYYLPVGTTREISPANEKLIVKKAGSFSSDKKYFYVSPYANQMVYADKYEGEGILTTKLPDAPAYLANTLRASMVKSGVAVTGKVTPRMTDPTPESRKLISAYKSPTLGDIIYYTNQHSDNSLAEALLKTVGFQKLGDQTSESGRTVVTTHLRENAFDINGLSYIDGSGLSRNNTVTPISQAKFLTSLMEQKYYKTYLTSLPVGGQSGTLKRMFIGTGNGQIFAKTGTLNKVKTLAGYMKTNSGKTLVFSLMVNNYAGSVDMVKKRMEKLLEPALDL; encoded by the coding sequence TTTCCTTGCTCAATCTACCGTTTCTACTGTTCTTTATTCTCAGGCTTACGACAATCAAAAAACGAATTTAAATTTACCTTCTCCGGTAACTTCGGTGGTTGAGAGGACGATTTTGTCGGCTAAAGAACTTGTAGATATTAATGTAAACACAATGGTGTCGGATCCCGTACTCAAAAATGCGGAGTGGGGATTTGTAGTGTATGACCCGAAAACTAAGAAAGTAATTTCTTCGTACAATGAAAATACTCCTTTAGTTCCGGCTTCTACAACGAAATTGTTAACCACTGAAACAGCTTTAAACCTGTTAGGGGAAAACTATCGTTGGATGACGCAGTTGGAATATTCAGGAAGTATAGATGAAAATGGAGTTTTAAATGGTAATCTTTATGTGGTAGGAAGCGGAGATCCGTCCCTTGGGACTAATAAAGGTGGAGCTTTATCATATAGAGAGATCGTTTCAGATTTCCTAAGTGGAATTTCACATGAAGGAATCAAAAAGGTAAATGGTGATATTATTATTCAGACAGCGCTTTTCAAAGGTAATATTGCGAGGCTTCCGGAAAATGTTGTTTGGCTAGAGAATAATAATTACTATCTGCCTGTAGGAACCACTCGTGAAATCAGTCCGGCAAACGAAAAACTGATTGTGAAAAAAGCGGGTTCTTTCTCTTCTGATAAAAAGTATTTTTATGTTTCTCCTTATGCCAATCAAATGGTGTATGCAGATAAATATGAAGGGGAAGGTATATTGACAACCAAACTGCCTGATGCTCCTGCTTATTTAGCTAATACTTTAAGAGCTTCTATGGTAAAAAGTGGTGTGGCTGTTACAGGAAAAGTAACTCCTAGAATGACAGATCCTACACCTGAGAGCAGAAAATTGATTTCAGCGTATAAGTCACCTACTTTAGGTGATATTATTTATTATACCAACCAACATAGTGATAATTCATTAGCTGAAGCCTTATTGAAAACAGTAGGTTTTCAGAAGTTGGGAGATCAGACTTCAGAATCAGGGAGAACTGTAGTAACAACCCATTTAAGAGAAAACGCTTTTGATATTAATGGTTTAAGCTATATAGATGGAAGTGGGCTTTCAAGAAATAATACGGTTACTCCAATTTCACAGGCAAAGTTTTTAACTTCTTTAATGGAGCAGAAATACTATAAGACCTATTTGACTTCACTTCCGGTAGGTGGGCAGTCAGGAACTTTAAAAAGAATGTTTATAGGAACCGGGAATGGACAAATTTTTGCTAAAACCGGAACTTTAAATAAAGTAAAAACATTAGCTGGCTACATGAAAACGAACTCAGGGAAAACACTGGTTTTCTCTTTGATGGTTAATAATTACGCAGGATCTGTAGATATGGTGAAGAAAAGAATGGAAAAGCTCTTGGAACCAGCATTAGATCTTTAA
- the gldG gene encoding gliding motility-associated ABC transporter substrate-binding protein GldG: MKKISFKSPLGILLFVILPLVIILAISGIRLDLTKEKRYTLSDNTIKVLESVKKPLTVEVYLEGDFPASFKQLQSETKFMLEEFRKINPKIDFKFIDPIKTKMSQDTLMAMGMQPSVLPDVKDGKVSQIVLFPYAVLKYNKGGVSIPLVVQQANINADEQLTKSIENLEYNLVSNIKNIATDKRKKIGVLVNQDELSPGEFQGFMHLALENYDAGPVIPKNQVELSAADIPLLKQMSALVIAKPRKAFTDGEKVILDQYIMNGGKTLWMIDAVNAEMDTLTRSKKVMPFPVDINMTDFFFNYGIRINPALVKDVKKFALLRLVTGEVSGNPQYTSLPWPYFPLGIAEKNDPITKNINPVKFEFPTSIDTLGRKNIKTKVLFESSERTLLKQVPNYVDLKEISSVDSLGQMEKPSTPKIFAVALEGKFTSAYASRIERKSYPGFKGESPNNKMIVIADGDVGRNKVIKGEPLPLGVDLMTNEQFGNEQFLRNALDYLLDDSNLMELRNRNIEERLLDRQRITEEKTNWQWFNLLLPLVIIGLLGGLFFWLRKRKFS, translated from the coding sequence ATGAAGAAGATATCATTCAAGTCTCCATTAGGAATTTTACTGTTTGTGATCCTGCCATTGGTTATTATTTTGGCCATTTCAGGAATCAGATTGGATTTAACGAAAGAAAAAAGATACACCCTTTCTGATAATACGATTAAAGTATTGGAATCGGTTAAAAAGCCTTTAACCGTTGAGGTTTATTTAGAAGGTGATTTCCCGGCAAGTTTCAAGCAGCTGCAGAGTGAAACAAAGTTTATGCTGGAAGAATTCAGAAAGATCAATCCAAAAATAGATTTTAAATTTATCGATCCCATTAAAACCAAAATGTCTCAGGATACGTTAATGGCTATGGGAATGCAGCCTTCCGTTCTTCCGGATGTAAAAGATGGTAAAGTTTCACAGATCGTATTGTTTCCGTATGCGGTGCTTAAATACAACAAAGGCGGAGTTTCTATCCCGTTGGTGGTACAGCAGGCGAACATCAATGCGGATGAGCAGCTGACGAAATCTATTGAGAATTTAGAATACAATCTTGTTTCCAATATCAAAAATATTGCGACCGATAAGAGAAAGAAAATAGGGGTTTTGGTGAATCAGGATGAATTAAGTCCCGGTGAATTCCAGGGTTTCATGCATTTGGCATTAGAAAATTATGATGCCGGACCGGTTATTCCTAAAAATCAGGTTGAGCTAAGTGCGGCGGATATTCCTTTGTTAAAGCAGATGAGCGCCTTAGTCATTGCAAAACCTAGAAAAGCATTTACAGATGGTGAAAAAGTGATCCTGGATCAATACATCATGAATGGTGGAAAAACATTATGGATGATCGATGCGGTGAATGCAGAAATGGATACGCTGACAAGATCTAAAAAAGTAATGCCTTTCCCTGTTGATATTAATATGACGGATTTCTTCTTTAATTACGGAATCAGGATCAATCCTGCTTTGGTAAAAGATGTAAAGAAATTTGCTTTGTTGAGGTTAGTAACAGGAGAGGTTAGTGGTAATCCACAATATACAAGCCTTCCATGGCCGTATTTCCCATTAGGAATTGCTGAAAAGAACGATCCGATTACTAAAAATATCAATCCGGTGAAATTTGAATTTCCGACATCTATTGATACTTTAGGAAGAAAAAATATTAAAACCAAAGTTCTTTTTGAATCGAGTGAAAGAACTTTATTGAAACAGGTTCCCAACTATGTTGATCTGAAAGAGATTTCAAGTGTCGACAGTCTGGGACAAATGGAAAAACCAAGTACTCCGAAAATCTTTGCCGTAGCATTGGAAGGGAAATTTACTTCTGCATATGCATCAAGGATTGAAAGAAAATCGTATCCAGGTTTTAAAGGTGAGAGCCCTAACAATAAAATGATCGTTATTGCGGACGGTGATGTAGGGAGAAATAAAGTGATCAAAGGAGAGCCTTTGCCGCTAGGAGTGGATCTGATGACGAATGAGCAATTCGGAAACGAACAGTTTTTAAGAAATGCTTTAGATTACCTTTTGGACGACAGTAACCTGATGGAATTGAGAAACCGAAACATCGAAGAAAGATTATTAGACAGACAGCGAATCACCGAAGAAAAAACCAACTGGCAGTGGTTTAACTTACTGCTTCCACTAGTGATCATAGGATTACTGGGCGGATTGTTCTTCTGGTTGAGGAAAAGGAAATTTAGTTAG
- a CDS encoding T9SS-dependent choice-of-anchor J family protein: protein MKKILLLLSLLSNLIAYSQVIFSQGFDTFSTLAAAGWTTTNQSNPAGLSLWAQGGGTAFAGGGQAGGATSFTLCNFNSVDGSGTISNWLITPPITVKNGDVISFYTRKGGTSGNFPDRLEFRLSDQGAASTIPAGETGVGSFTNLAVSVNPNLTTNTTAVNGYPLTWTQYSYTVTGLAADTSMRMAFRYFVTDGGPDGANSNIIGVDTFAVTRTTLATNEVETKKSLSVYPTIADKELNVSLKNDQQITAISIYDMSGKAVQVVKSNVIDKSHSVIDVSALTSGNYIVNILTKDSKYTGKFIKK, encoded by the coding sequence ATGAAAAAAATTTTACTATTGCTGTCTTTGCTTAGCAATTTGATAGCGTATTCTCAGGTTATTTTTAGCCAGGGTTTCGATACTTTCAGTACTTTAGCAGCTGCGGGCTGGACTACAACTAATCAAAGTAATCCAGCAGGATTAAGTTTATGGGCGCAGGGTGGAGGTACTGCGTTTGCCGGTGGTGGGCAAGCTGGCGGTGCTACTTCTTTTACATTATGTAATTTTAATAGTGTAGATGGGAGTGGTACTATAAGCAATTGGTTAATTACACCACCAATTACTGTAAAAAATGGTGACGTAATCTCGTTTTACACAAGAAAAGGAGGAACTTCAGGAAATTTTCCTGATAGATTGGAGTTTAGATTAAGTGATCAGGGAGCAGCTTCAACAATCCCCGCGGGAGAGACTGGGGTGGGTTCTTTCACGAATTTGGCAGTTTCTGTTAATCCAAACCTGACGACAAATACAACAGCTGTAAATGGATATCCTTTAACCTGGACTCAATATTCTTATACAGTTACCGGATTAGCTGCAGATACCAGTATGAGAATGGCTTTCCGTTATTTTGTTACTGATGGTGGACCTGATGGAGCCAATTCAAATATTATAGGAGTTGATACTTTTGCAGTAACAAGAACTACATTGGCAACCAACGAAGTAGAAACAAAGAAAAGTCTATCAGTTTATCCTACAATAGCTGATAAAGAACTGAATGTAAGTCTAAAAAATGATCAGCAAATAACAGCTATTTCAATCTATGATATGTCAGGAAAGGCAGTTCAGGTAGTGAAATCTAATGTTATTGATAAGAGCCATTCTGTAATTGATGTTTCGGCTTTGACAAGTGGTAATTATATTGTGAATATTCTAACAAAAGACTCAAAATATACAGGCAAATTTATTAAGAAATAG
- the kbl gene encoding glycine C-acetyltransferase: MISEKYLQNLQNELKNIENDGLYKRERIITSQQSAEIEANGKKLLNFCANNYLGLSNNPEVMKASQDMIGSHGYGMSSVRFICGTQDIHKQLEEKIAQFLGLEDTILYAACFDANGGVFEPLFTEEDAIISDELNHASIIDGVRLCKAARYRYKNNNMQDLEAQLIAASEKNHRFTIIVTDGVFSMDGIVADLKGVCDLADKYGALVMVDDSHATGFIGKTGRGTHEANEVMGRVDIITSTLGKALGGALGGFTSGKKEIIDMLRQRSRPYLFSNSLAPGIVGAALKVLDMISDDTSLRDQVMENAEYFRKEMKAKGFDIPDGDAAIVPVMLYDAPLAQKMAEKLMDEGIYVIGFFYPVVPKGKARIRVQLSAAHTRAHLDKAIAAFEKVGKELSVIS; the protein is encoded by the coding sequence ATGATCTCTGAAAAATATCTTCAAAATTTACAGAACGAACTTAAAAATATTGAAAACGACGGGCTTTACAAGAGAGAAAGAATCATTACTTCTCAGCAAAGTGCGGAAATAGAAGCTAATGGTAAAAAGCTGTTAAACTTCTGTGCGAATAATTATTTGGGATTATCCAACAATCCGGAAGTGATGAAAGCTTCTCAGGATATGATAGGATCTCATGGATATGGGATGTCGTCTGTTCGTTTTATCTGTGGAACTCAAGATATTCATAAGCAATTGGAAGAAAAGATTGCTCAGTTTTTAGGATTAGAGGACACGATCTTGTATGCAGCTTGTTTTGATGCGAACGGTGGTGTTTTCGAACCGTTATTTACAGAAGAAGATGCTATTATTTCAGATGAACTGAATCACGCTTCTATTATCGATGGGGTTCGTCTTTGTAAGGCAGCGAGATACCGTTATAAAAACAATAATATGCAGGATCTGGAAGCTCAGTTGATTGCAGCTTCTGAAAAAAATCACCGATTTACCATTATCGTTACCGATGGGGTTTTCTCAATGGATGGTATCGTTGCTGACCTGAAAGGTGTTTGTGATCTTGCCGATAAATATGGAGCTTTAGTAATGGTGGATGATTCTCACGCAACCGGTTTCATTGGGAAAACAGGCCGTGGAACACACGAAGCCAATGAAGTAATGGGTAGAGTAGACATTATTACTTCTACTTTAGGAAAAGCATTAGGTGGAGCATTGGGTGGATTTACTTCCGGTAAAAAAGAGATCATTGATATGTTGAGACAGCGTTCCCGTCCATATTTATTTTCAAACTCATTAGCTCCTGGAATCGTAGGTGCAGCATTGAAAGTGTTAGATATGATCTCCGACGATACTTCACTTCGTGATCAGGTAATGGAAAATGCAGAATATTTCAGAAAAGAAATGAAAGCTAAAGGTTTTGATATTCCTGATGGTGATGCAGCAATTGTTCCGGTTATGTTATACGATGCGCCTTTGGCTCAGAAGATGGCAGAGAAACTAATGGATGAAGGAATTTATGTAATCGGATTCTTCTATCCTGTAGTTCCGAAAGGAAAAGCTAGAATAAGAGTTCAGCTTTCTGCAGCTCATACAAGAGCACATTTGGATAAAGCAATCGCTGCTTTTGAAAAAGTGGGGAAAGAGCTGAGTGTGATTTCTTAA
- a CDS encoding dihydrofolate reductase family protein produces MRKLKLQMQMTIDGFVAGPNGEQDWVWLSPPDPIGFQKIVELAETSDTLLMGRKMAREFIDHWENVADNLPDNPTNALAKLIVDMRKIAFSKTETDITGRNLEVENGDLVSRVEALKKESGKDILVYGGADFVSSLIDKDLIDEYYIIVNPVAIGKGLPVFNGRKVLKLESSLALNSGKVLNKYLPVKENQ; encoded by the coding sequence ATGAGAAAATTAAAATTACAGATGCAAATGACCATTGATGGCTTTGTGGCTGGTCCTAATGGCGAGCAGGATTGGGTATGGCTAAGCCCACCGGATCCCATTGGCTTTCAAAAAATCGTTGAACTGGCTGAGACCAGTGATACACTTTTAATGGGACGAAAAATGGCGCGGGAGTTTATTGATCACTGGGAAAATGTAGCAGATAATCTACCGGATAATCCAACGAATGCTTTAGCAAAACTGATCGTTGATATGCGTAAGATTGCTTTTAGCAAAACGGAAACAGATATTACTGGCAGGAACTTAGAAGTAGAAAACGGAGATTTGGTTTCTAGGGTAGAAGCTCTAAAAAAAGAATCCGGTAAAGATATTTTGGTGTATGGAGGTGCTGATTTTGTAAGTTCTTTGATCGATAAGGATCTTATTGATGAATACTATATCATCGTTAATCCGGTTGCCATTGGAAAAGGACTTCCTGTTTTTAATGGGAGAAAAGTTTTAAAATTAGAAAGTTCCCTTGCCCTTAATAGTGGGAAAGTACTTAATAAATACCTTCCGGTTAAGGAAAATCAATAA